One genomic segment of Bacteroidales bacterium includes these proteins:
- a CDS encoding BatD family protein yields MKKILLLIPFLIFFTACENGADTEKKSNTDLNKSKKREDIKFTANSENIAEIGEIFQVTFEINNNPDNFNPPDFENFDVLSGPSTSSFSSTQYINSKSTKEIKTSYTYTISAPNPGEYTIKEAEINIDGNVYKSNPLKIKILGETGKINNSKNTPNNLKNNNQDIFISVEYSKSNVFNGEFIIAVFKIYNKSEFHNIIETSFPGFKGFKVEMLEAPRQLVFHNEIINGKKYKVALLKKVFLIAQKPGNYSISPYDVEVKIRKKDGKTRDFFGNLVDKYKIINKKISTGKTNIIVKPIPAPIPEKFSGITGKDFQISSELEKNKIKTDNGTNFKITISGNGNIHLLNDFNLQLPEGLTFFKPEIEKSEKYTENGLYGERIFNYIIIGNKDGTYKIDPVEFTYFNPVTEKYETIYASEHEITVGKGTGYNELPDINKDITVKDIRYISTENVNLKKQGKGFAGTTLYYISFLFLIVLFISVILITRRIKNANSDIVALKIKKANEVSKKRLNNALKHMKENDNNAFYKEILNVIWGYLSDKLSISADALTNDSVEDILKEKNTDTDLIIKLQSIIEICGYAQYSPVGEEGSPENIYKDTEAVINNLEAYL; encoded by the coding sequence ATGAAAAAAATACTATTATTAATTCCGTTCTTAATATTTTTCACTGCTTGTGAAAACGGTGCGGATACAGAGAAAAAATCAAATACTGATCTAAATAAATCGAAAAAAAGAGAAGATATTAAATTTACTGCAAATTCTGAAAATATTGCTGAAATCGGAGAGATTTTTCAAGTTACATTTGAAATAAATAATAATCCGGATAACTTTAATCCGCCCGATTTTGAAAACTTTGATGTTTTATCGGGACCTTCAACTTCTTCTTTTTCCTCAACTCAATATATCAACAGTAAATCAACAAAGGAAATTAAAACTTCATATACTTACACAATATCAGCTCCGAATCCCGGTGAATATACAATTAAAGAAGCCGAAATAAATATTGACGGTAATGTGTACAAATCAAATCCGTTGAAAATTAAAATTCTCGGAGAAACCGGTAAAATAAATAATTCAAAAAATACTCCGAATAACTTAAAAAACAATAATCAAGATATTTTTATTTCTGTTGAATACAGCAAATCAAATGTTTTTAACGGGGAATTTATTATAGCTGTATTCAAAATTTATAATAAAAGTGAGTTTCATAACATTATAGAAACAAGTTTTCCCGGTTTCAAAGGATTCAAAGTTGAGATGCTTGAAGCTCCGAGGCAATTAGTATTTCATAATGAAATTATTAACGGAAAAAAATATAAAGTTGCATTATTAAAAAAGGTCTTTCTGATTGCCCAAAAACCCGGAAATTATTCAATTTCGCCCTATGATGTTGAGGTAAAAATCAGAAAAAAAGACGGTAAAACTCGCGACTTTTTCGGTAATCTTGTTGATAAGTATAAGATAATTAATAAAAAAATAAGTACAGGAAAAACAAATATCATTGTAAAACCTATTCCTGCACCAATTCCTGAAAAATTTTCAGGGATTACAGGAAAAGATTTTCAAATAAGTTCAGAACTTGAAAAAAACAAAATAAAAACTGACAACGGAACTAATTTTAAAATAACGATTTCAGGAAACGGAAATATTCATTTATTAAATGATTTTAATTTGCAATTGCCTGAAGGGCTTACTTTTTTCAAACCTGAAATTGAAAAATCGGAAAAATATACAGAAAACGGCTTATACGGAGAAAGAATTTTCAATTATATAATTATCGGAAACAAGGACGGAACATATAAAATTGACCCTGTCGAATTTACTTATTTTAATCCGGTTACCGAAAAATATGAGACAATATATGCCTCTGAGCATGAAATAACAGTCGGGAAAGGAACCGGATATAATGAACTGCCGGATATCAACAAAGATATTACGGTAAAAGATATCAGGTATATATCAACTGAAAATGTTAATCTTAAAAAACAAGGAAAAGGATTTGCAGGTACAACTTTATATTATATTTCATTTTTATTTTTAATCGTACTATTTATTTCTGTCATTTTAATTACAAGAAGAATAAAAAATGCTAATTCTGATATAGTTGCTCTTAAAATAAAAAAAGCAAATGAAGTCTCTAAAAAGAGATTAAATAATGCATTAAAGCATATGAAAGAAAATGATAATAACGCCTTTTACAAAGAAATTTTAAACGTTATTTGGGGTTATTTAAGTGATAAATTATCAATATCAGCAGATGCCTTAACAAATGATTCCGTTGAAGATATTTTAAAAGAGAAAAATACAGATACTGATTTGATTATTAAACTTCAATCAATTATTGAAATTTGCGGATATGCTCAATACAGCCCTGTAGGAGAAGAAGGTTCACCTG
- a CDS encoding BatD family protein — MKHLIVSLFVICGFTIQAQVDFKAEISKDAVMIGEPFAVEYKVNQTFDNFTLPEFENFKLISGPNTSMQQSINTVNGKITKTILVIYTYYFKAVNPGTHTIQPAEIIIDGKNIYSNTIDVIVIDSEYHDPNQHKGKDIKGTQKL; from the coding sequence ATGAAACATCTGATAGTAAGTTTATTTGTAATATGTGGCTTTACAATTCAAGCTCAAGTAGATTTCAAAGCTGAAATTTCAAAAGATGCTGTTATGATTGGTGAACCTTTTGCTGTTGAATATAAAGTTAATCAAACATTTGACAATTTTACTTTACCTGAATTTGAAAATTTTAAGTTGATATCAGGACCTAACACTTCTATGCAGCAAAGTATCAATACGGTGAACGGTAAAATAACTAAAACAATTTTAGTAATTTACACTTATTATTTTAAAGCAGTAAATCCGGGAACACATACAATTCAACCGGCAGAAATTATAATTGACGGAAAGAATATATATTCAAATACGATTGATGTTATTGTTATTGACAGTGAATATCACGATCCGAATCAACATAAAGGAAAAGATATAAAAGGAACTCAAAAGTTATAA